AAGGTCCCCCCAGGAAGTAGAAATTCTTAGGGATGGTGGTCTTAAGGTGGGCATTGCCTTTCAGATTGTGGATGATTGCCTTGATCTTACCTCCAGAGAAAGCCGTTTAGGTAAACCGGTTAGAAATGATTACCACCGAGGCAAGCTGACTCTGCCCTTAATTTACGCCCTGTCCAGGGCCAGAGAAGAAGAGAGGAAAACTCCGGATAATATCTTTGAGTGGGCCTCCGAACAGATTGCTGAGCTGTTAGATAGATACGAGGCCATTGATTATTCCTTTCAGGTAGTTAAGAAGTATGTAGATGAGGCCAAAGAGAAGCTGGAAATCATAGAAAAAAAGGAAAGTCGAGAAAGACTAAAGAAATTGTTCGATTACATAGTTGAGAGGGAATATTAACCGTAACCGTTCAGGTATGCACGAATTAGCACGGATAAATAACACAGGACAGAAGGCGGAAGTGTAGGGACAGGGTTTGTCCCTGTTCGTGAGGGACAGGGCTTGTCCCTGTCCGTGCTTGTCCATGTCCGTTCCGTAGACGGACAACCACAAGGGTTGTCCCTACAGCCTAAGGACAGACCCTAATCACGGACACGGCTTACGGATTTTCCGTGTTTCATCTGTGTGCATCTGTGGCTGAACGGTTACAATTAACCCTCTATAGGGGCGGAGGAAGGTTTATGCCCAAATACTTCAACACGGCTGGGCCATGTCGGTCGGAGCTGCATTATATGCTGCCGCCAGAACGGCGACTGGGGAACTTGGACCGTCTGATTGAACGGCAGGAGTATTTTGTTTTGCACGCTCCCCGGCAGACAGGGAAGACGACGGCGGTCCAGGCACTGTGTGAGCGATGTCATCCCACGCCTTCTTACCTACGTGATGGAAGCCAACATTACCCACGAAACAGCCTGGTATGTCCAGGAGGATGGATCATTGGATCTGCCGGCGCTACTCCGGGCCTTCCAGGAGTTCTACCGAGAGCACAACGAGGCCTGGTTGGCGCGATTTGATTTTCAGGAAGCAGGGCCGCACCTTATGCTGATGGCCTTTTTGCAACGGATAGTCAACACCGGCGGGACAGTGTCGCGCCAATTCGCTATTGGTTCAGGCCGGACTGATATAGTCGTGCGTTGGAAGAAGCAGACAGAAATCGTCGAATTGAAGGTGCGACGTGGGGAACAGACAGAAGCCCAGGGGTTGGCTCAGTTGGCCGCCTACCTGGAACGGTTAGGGCTGGAAAAAGGTTATTTGTTTATCTTTGACCGACGAAAGAATGTGGGGTGGGAGGAAAAAATCTACGCGCGGACAGCCAAATATGCGGAAAAACGGATTCAGATATTCGGTGCCTGATAGATAGAATTCCGCCCAGATTTAAAGGAAGAAATGTGACTCGTGCCAGAAGGTATCTTGGTTATCTTAGTTCAACTAAACTGACCCTCGTCCTTCTTTTTGCCCTGGTCTTCTCTTCTATCCTGTCTACCTTAATCAATATTGACATCTATCACTCCTGGTGGTTTAGGGGAATCCTTGGACTCCTGAGTCTTCACCTCGGGGTGTGTTCCCTGAACCGATGGCCTTCTATTACCTCAGCCAGGAAAAGGAAGCTGCCTCTACTTGGTTTCTACCTTACCCACCTGAGCCTTCTTTTTATTCTATTGGGTGGATTGATTGGGGGGCTGACTGGTTTTTCTACTCAGGTAATAGTTAACAAAGGAGAGGTTATTCAGGTAGAAGAAGTGCCTGGTTTATGGGTAAGGTTGAATGACTTCTGGATTGAATATTATCCTGATTCAGCCATGCCTAAGGACTTTAAAAGTGATTTAAGCCTTATTCGGGACGGTCGGGAGGTACTCAGAAAAACTATTGAAGTCAACGACCCCCTTGATTATGAAGGGATTAAGTTCTATCAATCCACCTATGGCCATGGTGAAGTGGATGAGGTAGAGATTGAGATTAAGGGAAAGCCGTTTAATCTTAAGATAGGCGAGGAAGTCACCCTTCCTGATTCCAGGGACAAGATTAGAATGACAAAGTTCGTTCCTGATTTGGTTGTAACGGAAAGCGGACAAGTAATCTCCCGTTCAATGGAACCAAATAACCCGGCGGTGAAGGTAGAATTATCTCGATCAGGCCAAGAACCTTCAAGATTTTGGTTATTCTACCATTTCCCTGACTTCCATCAGGAAGATCACGGTCTGGATATTAAATTAACGGGATTCCATCAAGGTGTCTTTAGTGGACTTCAAGTAGTCAATGACCCAGGTGCGCCCTTTGTCTGGTTTGGGTGTGCCTTACTGATGCTCGGCCTCTGTATTTCTCTTTTCGTTTCCCACCGTCGAATGAAAATAATGCCACAGAGACGCGAAGACACAGATTAAGATTTTAATGAAAGCGATGATCCTGGCGGCTGGCCTGGGGACAAGGCTCAGACCACTTACCCATAGGTGTCCTAAGGTTATGATCCCGGTAGCCAATCGTCCCTTAATAGAACACACCTTGTGTTTCCTTAGGAGATTTGGTATTCGTGAGGCCATCATCAACCTCCACTATCTCCCTGAAATTATCAAAAAAAGGCTGGGAGATGGATATAGACTCGGAATGAAGATAGCCTATTCTTACGAACCAACCATCATGGGAACAGCCGGAGGCTTAAAACAGACCGAATATTTCCTTAAGGGTGAAACTTTTATCCTGATAAATGGAGACACCCTAATAGATTTTGATCTCAAGGCTGCCCTGGCCTATCATAAGGCAAAGCAAGCTTTAGCCACAATGATCCTCACAGACTACCGCCCTGAGTTTGGAGCCGTAGAGGTAGATCAAGAAGGCAGGATTCGAGATATCGTGGGTATTCTAAACCAAAGAGACGAAGTGGGTGCGCCATCCGCCATCCCAATGACCTTTGTTGGCCTCCATATCCTTGAGCCGAAAATATTCGACTACATCCCTCAGGGCAGACCGGCTGAAATAAACCGGGAAATATATCCGGCTATGATCAAAGAAGGAAAGAGGATATATGGCTATCAGATGCAAGGCTACTTTCGGGATTTAGGTGAAGTAAGCTCCTATCTTGAAGCCCATCAGGATATAATGGACGGCAAATTGAAACTCGAAATCGATCTAAGGGAGAAAGGGGACGGGATTTGGATGAAGCCAGGCGGGGCAATAGCCGGCCGGTTTGAAATCACCCCGCCGGTTATGATTGGTAACAACTGCCGCCTCAAAGGGAGGGCTGAGATTGGAGAATACACGGTTATCGGAGATAATTGTATTCTCGAAGCCGGAATAAGTATAAGCCGAAGTGTAGTCTGGGAAGGCAGCAGAGTGAAGGGGAGGATAGAGAAGTCTGTGGTTACTCCGCAGTGATTCAGACCCAAGGATTAAGAATTAGGTTATGAATAGAAATAACGTAAGCGTTCAGCCACTAAGGCACAAAGACACAACCTCGATCCTCGATCCTGGATGCTCGATGCTGGATGCTCGATCCTGGATACTGAATCCTTTACCAGCATCGAGCATCCAGCATCGAGCATCCAGCATCGAGCATCCAGCATCGAGCATCCAGGATCATGTGCTGAACGGTTACGAAATAACAAGCTGTTGTAGAGGGTGCTTGTTTGGCAAGGGAATATTTATGTCGCCAATGATAGATACTGGAGGGACAACCCCCTGTGGTTACCCTTCAGACTCTTTTATGTCACAAGTTGCGTTTTTGCGGAGAGGTAGGGATAATGACCACCATCTCTTTTAGCCTTGCTTTAGGGGCCTATTTTTTAGCCAGCTTTCTTTACGGAGCTGGTATTTTTTTCCAACGGCTGGGACGAATACCTGCCTTGATTACCGGCCTTGGTTTCCTGGCCCACAGCGCCGGCCTCCTGCACCGGACCATAGAGGCTTCTCACGCCCCTTTTGCCAACCTTTATGAATCTATGATCTTCTTTTCCTGGGCCATCGTCCTTACTTCCCTTGTTCTGGAGTTTAGGCTCAAGACACGGATCCTGGGGGTAGTTACCACCCCCCTTGCCTTTCTGGCCATTGCTTCAGCCTCAATGCTGCCTGACCATTATAAAGAGATCACCCCCCTCATACCCGCCCTTCAGAGCTATTGGCTGGAAATCCATGTCATAACCTGCTTCCTGGGCTACGGCGCCTTTGCCGCGGCCTTTGGCATAAGCATCCTTTACCTAGTTAAGAAACATTCTAAAACAAACCAACTATCTCAGGAAGACCGACTGGATGAGCTGAGCTATCAAACTATCGCCATAGGCTTTCCTTTCTTAACCCTGGGAATCATCACCGGGGCTATCTGGGCCAACTATGCCTGGGGCACTTATTGGAGCTGGGACCCCAAGGAGACCTGGTCATTGATCACCTGGCTTATTTATGCGGCTTATCTTCACGTGCGGTTAAGGAGGGACTGGCGGGGAAACAAGGCTGCCTGGCTTTCTATCATAGGTTTTGCCGCCGTAATTTTCACTTACCTGGGGGTTAATCTTATTCTTTCCGGGCTGCATAGTTATACATAGCGGCTCCAGGCGGATTCGAGGAATAAACTCTGCCCTGTGTCCACCTTGGGTTTGCGCAGGGGAGAAATTGTCGACCGGTGTAATCAATATTTATAAACAATTTTAGCTTAAACCTTTAACGTTGCCTCCCTTATCCTTACCCACATCTTTTAAAAACCACGAAGAGCACGAAGGGTACGAAGAATTATAAAAATAAAACAAATATTTTTTTCTTCGTGTCCTTCGTGCTCTTCGTGGTTTATCCTTACTTCTCCCATCCTTTTACCCAATTTGTGGGTAAGGATAAGAGTAACCGTTCAGCCACCAAGGCACGAAGACACGTATGTGTCTTAGAGAGCAGTAGAGCAATAGAGCAGCAGTTCTGGAACTTTCAGAAAAGTCTTTAACTACTGCTCTGCTGCTCTACTGCTCTATTTTTGTGTCTTAGTGTCTTTGTGGCTGAATACTTACGGATAAGATTACCTCCGGGGGGTAAAGCGCGACATGAAACAGAACAAACTTTGAGACTACGAAGTTAGCTAGCACAAGGCGAGATTTTCCTTGACTTGGCCATTTATATGGAATATAATATGAGACTATTGAGATAAACCCCCTTTGAGGGGTTTGCCTTACGGTCGAGGCAGGTAAAAAGGAGATTTGAATGTTTACTATACTAAGATATCTTTTGGTTTGTTTATCGTTACTATTATTACCCCAATTGGCCGGGGCGGCGGCAATGGCTGTCTTGGATTTTGAGGATAAAAGTCCGGTTCCAAGCTTGACCGGCCAGGATGCAGTCAATCAACTCTTTACCGACCTTTTTCCAGCGGCCGGGATAACCTTGATTGACCGGCAGGTAGTCCAGCGGGTGGTGACGGCCCAAACTCAGAAGATTATGGGTGAACTCAGTCCGGAGATAGCCAATATCTTGGGCAAGATCCTGGAGGCAGACATCCTGGTTAAAGGAGATTATGAAGAAATCCGTGGGCCAGGGGGATCGAGTTCCTTCCTGATTAATGCCTCATTTATTGGCGCTGAAAGAGAAAATCTGGCCGGGATGGATAAACGGATTCTGAACCTTTTTGAGGGCGCCTATGCCCTATCCGGCTTGATTGAACGGATAGTCAGCCCCTCAGAGGTAATTATTGACCTGGGGACCTATCACGGCGTAAAGATTGGGTCGCCATTTACTGTCTTGCGGGCAGGAATAGAGATAGCTGAACTTCAGGTATCAAAGACCTACCGCTACCGTTCTGAAGCCATTGTGGTCACCAGGACAGCCGACCGCCTGATTCAAGGGGATCAGATCAGGAAGAGCTTGACTACCTTGGGGGAGCCGGTGGCTCCGCCTCACTCCCTTATTATAACCTCTAATCCCTCGGCAGCCGAGGTTAAACTGGATGCCAGACTGGTGGGACTTAGCCCGCTCATTATTAAAAATCCTGAGATCAAGGCCTACGGACTGGAGCTTATCAAGGAAGGCTACGGCGGGCTTACCGGAAAGATCACCCTGCGGGTTCTACCGTCTGCCTTTTTAACCGTCTCATTGCTTATGGCCAGGATAGAAGAAGGCGCCCAGCCATTGATTGAGCCGGGTTCTCTCCTGGTAACTTCTCTGCCGTCCAATGCCAAGATTTATCTTCAGGGGGAACTAAAGGGCACCACCCCGCTTCTCATTTCCAATCTTGCCCCGGCCTTATATGAACTTTCCCTGACCATGACCGGTTATGAAACAGCCGAAAGGAAAATAATTCTAAAAACCGGAGAAAAGTATGAACTTAATGTCCACCTTAACCCTATCCAGGCTATCCCTACCCTGCCCCCGGTGGCTAAAGAGGGACTCCCCTCACCCCGACTCCTTTCCACCAACAAGCCTTACGTTCAGGAGAAAACCGCCTTGTTTGCCGGTCTCTCTTATCCGGGAGGGGTAATTGTTAACGTTGGTGTTTTGGATAAGTTAGAGTTGCGGGCTGAAGGATTTGGCATAGGGGCCAAATACCGTGTGGCCAGAGGCAATCGACTGGCCTTAGATTTGCTTTATTCTCTCCATAATATCCATCCTGACCGTCGAGAAGAGTTACTCCAGGTGATGGCCTTATTGAACTATGAACTTGACACCCCAGTAGGTCTTTTTGATCTCTCTGGCGGGGCGGGGCTTCTTACCCTGGACAGGGATGAATTTGCAGGCTTCTTTGGTCTGGAAACCTACCTTACTTCTAAAGCCAAGCTGATCCTTGAATATAGCTATCCTGACGGTCCGGGATTTGGCTTGCAGTTTCCCTTGCGTAACAACTTGTGGTTTGATATTGGGGTGGCCCATGAGGAAGAGGAAGGCTGGCATCCGGAGGGGGGGGTATATTACAGTAGTGAATAATGAGATTCAAGGACTTAAGGCCGTAGGGGCACGTTGCCACGTGCCCCTACGGCTTGGAACCCTTGACCCTTATCTGACTCTAAACCGGCCAGGAACTTAGGCCGTGTTGTATTAGTATCTGGGTGGCTGAGTAGTTACAAAGCACTAAACCTTGGAACTCGAAGCCCGAAACTTAACCTGGAGGAACCGATGAAAATTGCCATAGTAGTGGCCTTGTTTTTAGGAGTGGCCTATTTACCTTCAATCCTGTTCCCTGACTTACAGAAGGAAAAAACACCGGCGACGGTCGAAGAGACTAAAAGAGATACAGACCACCCTATAGTCACGGAAATTGAGGAGACCGGAGAGGCAATAGAATCTGAGACGGAAGCCTTGATTACTGAGGCGGAATTGGAAGAGCCAAGACAATTAGAGCCATCAATAGAGCCTCAGCCACTGGTCGTAGAGTCAGAGATGAGGGAACTAAAAAGAACGGCGGCGCCTGTTTTTAAGCCCGAAACCAAGGCGGCTGTGACTGAAGAGGTTGAAGCAGAACTTCCACCTGAGAAGGAGCTAAAAAGAGCGCCTGTGCCTGTTTTTAAGCCTGAAACCGAGGCGGCTGTGACTGAAGAGGTTGAAGCAGAACTTCAACCTGAGAAGGAGCTAAAAAGAGCGCCTGTGCCTGTTTTTAAGCCTGAAACCGAGGCGGCTGTGACTGAGGAGGTTGAAGCAGAACTTCCATCTGAGAAGGAGCTAAAAAGAGAACCGGCGCCTGTTCTTGAGCCTCAAGAAATAGAGGCTACTGAGACCGAAGAGCTTAAAGTAGAACTTCAAGCTAAGAGGAAGATACCTGAAGAGGCAGAGGATACCAGAGCGATCTCTTTACCTACGGAGGCTATTGAGGTAGAGCTTATCCCTTCTCCGTCTCCCCCAAAGGCCCTTCCCCCTAAAAAAGAACCCGCCGTCGAAGAAAAAGAAAGAGTAATTGAGGTCTCCCCCTTGCCTGGACCTACCCTGCCGGAAGTTGTCCCCGAGAGACGACTGGTGCTGGTCCTGTTCAGCCTGCCGGGCGATCCGGCCAATCTTGTCTTAAAACAATTAGGGCAGGGCTTGCGGGAGACTAATTTATTCAAGGTCGTTTCGCTTAATTTGCCACTTTTAGAAGAGAGCCTGATAGAGACCACCCGAAATATAGCTCATCTGGAGGGGGTTTCTATGAAAGAGGCCGTTGACATCTGGGGAGCAAACGTGGCTATCACTGGCAAGGTCGTAAGTAACACTTACTTCTCCTCGATGGTATTAAATGTTAAGCTCCTTAGACTCCCGGATGGCAAAGAACTATTGAGCAGAACGATCTTGACTTCCAGAGACAGGGTGGAATCAGAGATCGAAGCCCTGATAGAGGAGATAAAGGATCAATTTCCTATTCAACAGGGCCGGGTAATCCAGGTTGAAGGGGATTACATCATCCTCGATTTAGGTTATCTCCACGGCTTAAAGGAAGGGATGGAACTATTAGTCTACCGGGTAGGGGGACTGCTCAAGGAATCAGCCCAAGGTTCTGCTTCGAGCGGTGAGATAATGGGAGCCAGAACAGAAGATGTAGCTATTATTCGGGTAGACAAGGTTACTGACAAAAGCGCCCGGGCCAGCCTTCTGGAACTCTTTCCTGTCCAGGAAATTAAGGTTGGGGATCGGGTAATAAGCAGGTAAGGGATTTCAGATGGTAAGATGCTTTAACATGCGAACCACTCCTTTTGTTTGGCTATTTGGTCTACTTTTCATAATAACTGGCTGTGCTTATAGATATAGAGGAATAAGATTAGATGAGGCCGTAATTCCTAATTATGTCCCAGTTCTTTCTATGGGTCGATTAGGCAATGGCCAGGCCGAATTTGACCACCCTAATGGATTGGCCATTGATAACAAGGGGAATCTTTATGTCACTGATATGGGTAATCATCGGGTGCAGGTCTTTGATCAGGCCGGTCGATTTAAGAATCTCTTTTATCGGGAAGGGGTGGGCGTAAGTTCTTTTAAGAGTCCGGCGGGGATCGCTGTTTTTAATCGTCGCCTTTATGTGGTGGATCGGGAAACAAATATATTAAGCGAATTTACTCTTGAGGGGGGTTTTCTGACGGCCAGGCCCCACTTTGAGTGGGTAAAAGAGAAAGGCGGAGAGACGGGCCAGGAGCATTTTATCGGCCTTAATAGCGTAACCGTGGATAAAGATGGCACCCTTTATGGTCTTGAAGGTGACCGGGCTATTACCTGTGATGGAAGACATATTTATTTAGCCAATATAGACCGGGTTCAGAAGCTGACCATTCCTGAACGGAAGGTCATTCTGGAATTCGGTCAATGGGGCAAGGCCCTGGGAGAATTTAGACTTCCCCAGGGGATTGCGGTTGGACCTGAAGGAAAGATCTTTGTGGCCGATACCCTTAATAATCGCATTCAGATCTTTGATCGACATGGAAATTTCCTGGGTGTCATTGGCCAGTATGGCAAGGGAGCCGGAGAATTCTATCATCCCACCGGGGTTGGGGTAAATGATCAAGAAGAGGTCTGGGTAGCCGATTATGACAATCACCGTATCCAGAAGTTTATCCCCCGATTTAAGGTGGAAGTCCCGGCCGGCCTTGAGGGGCAAGACTCTGCTTATATCTACCATGAAGGCCGTCGGCTTCTGACCCTTAATCGTTATCATCAGGCCATTGCTTATTTCTCTCTGCTGGTTGAAGGAAGGGACGAATTGGCTGATAATGCCCAATTTTATATAGGCCAAGCCTGGCAGGGCCTCAAGGAATACGAAGAGGCATTTTTAGCTTACGACCGCCTCATCCGAAACTACCCGGCTTCAGATAAGATAGCGGCGGCTTTACTCAGAAAAGGGGATATGGCCAGAGAGCTTGGCTTCCTCTCAGAGGCGAAGGAGGCTTATGAGCAGATTTTAACCCGGTTCCCCGGTGAGTATTTGCTCAGGGAGAGGGCTAAGCAGAGGCTTAAATTGCTGGGGGGAAGGCAATAGCCAAAAGGCAAAAGGCAATAGCCAATAGGCAACAGCCAATAGGCAATAGGCAACAGCCAATAGGCAAAAGCCAATAGCCAATAGGCAACAGCCAATAGGCAATAGTCTCTTTAGTCCCTTTGGTCCCTTTGGTCCCTTTAGTCCCTTTGGCTTTGGTGCTGACTAGTTACAGAAAGGAGTTAGAGATGGAACTAAAAGGCAAAATAGTGGTAGCTCAGGGTGGCGGGCCTACCGCTGTGATCAACCAGAGCTTAGTGGGTGTGGTTCTTGAAGCCCGGAAGTTTCCCCAGGTAACCAAGATTTATGGGGCAGAACACGGTGTCCGGGGCATTGTTAATGAAGATTTCCTGGATTTAACCCAGGAGACAGGCCATAACCTGGAGCAGGTCGCCAGAACACCTGCCTCAGCCTTGCTGTCTACGCGGGATAAACCTGATGAGAAATATTGTGCGGAAATCTTCGAGGTCTTAAAAGCCCACGAGGTGCGGTATTTCTTTTATATTGGCGGCAATGATTCATCCGATACCGTCAGGATTGTCAATGAAGAAGCCAAAAAGGCCGACTATGAATTCAGGGCCATCCACATCCCCAAGACCATTGATAATGATCTGGTTTTGAATGACCATACGCCCGGCTATCCTTCTGCGGCCAGATTTGTGGCCGAGGCGTTTATCGGCGCTAACCTTGACAACCGGGCATTACCCGGCGTTTATATCGCCGTAGTTATGGGCCGGCATGCGGGGTTCTTAACGGCCGCCTCAGCCATGGCTCAAAAATTTCCGGATGATGGACCGCATCTGATTTATTTACCCGAGGTTTCTTTTAATCTCGATAAATTCACCAGGGATGTCTCAGCGGTCTATGATAAGTACGGTCGATGTGTCATTGCTGTCTCAGAAGGCATACAGGACGAAGATAAGGTGCCGATTGCCGCTAAGCTTCAAGCCGTGGTGGAAAAAGATGACCACGGCAATGTCCAGTTATCAGGCAGCGGGGCCCTGGGAGACCTGTTAAGCGAGCATATTAAAAATACCACTAATATTAAAAGAATCCGCTCCGACACCTTTGGCTATCTGCAAAGGTCCTTTATGGCTTGTGTCAGTGAGGTGGACAGGCAGGAAGCCAGGGAAGTCGGCGAAAAGGCCGTTCAATATGCCTTATGGTATGATAAAGGCGGCTCAGTAACCATTCAGCGCACCGGTTCTTACGCCGTGGAATACGGATTTGTCCCTGTCTCGGAAATAGGCGGCAAGACGAGACATATGCCGGATGAGTTTATCGATAGCCAGAGAAGTCATATCACAGAGGCCTTCAGAAATTACTTAAGGCCTTTGCTGGGGGCTGATTTTCCCCAGGCC
This bacterium DNA region includes the following protein-coding sequences:
- a CDS encoding cytochrome c biogenesis protein ResB, with the translated sequence MTRARRYLGYLSSTKLTLVLLFALVFSSILSTLINIDIYHSWWFRGILGLLSLHLGVCSLNRWPSITSARKRKLPLLGFYLTHLSLLFILLGGLIGGLTGFSTQVIVNKGEVIQVEEVPGLWVRLNDFWIEYYPDSAMPKDFKSDLSLIRDGREVLRKTIEVNDPLDYEGIKFYQSTYGHGEVDEVEIEIKGKPFNLKIGEEVTLPDSRDKIRMTKFVPDLVVTESGQVISRSMEPNNPAVKVELSRSGQEPSRFWLFYHFPDFHQEDHGLDIKLTGFHQGVFSGLQVVNDPGAPFVWFGCALLMLGLCISLFVSHRRMKIMPQRREDTD
- a CDS encoding NDP-sugar synthase gives rise to the protein MKAMILAAGLGTRLRPLTHRCPKVMIPVANRPLIEHTLCFLRRFGIREAIINLHYLPEIIKKRLGDGYRLGMKIAYSYEPTIMGTAGGLKQTEYFLKGETFILINGDTLIDFDLKAALAYHKAKQALATMILTDYRPEFGAVEVDQEGRIRDIVGILNQRDEVGAPSAIPMTFVGLHILEPKIFDYIPQGRPAEINREIYPAMIKEGKRIYGYQMQGYFRDLGEVSSYLEAHQDIMDGKLKLEIDLREKGDGIWMKPGGAIAGRFEITPPVMIGNNCRLKGRAEIGEYTVIGDNCILEAGISISRSVVWEGSRVKGRIEKSVVTPQ
- the ccsB gene encoding c-type cytochrome biogenesis protein CcsB, with translation MRFCGEVGIMTTISFSLALGAYFLASFLYGAGIFFQRLGRIPALITGLGFLAHSAGLLHRTIEASHAPFANLYESMIFFSWAIVLTSLVLEFRLKTRILGVVTTPLAFLAIASASMLPDHYKEITPLIPALQSYWLEIHVITCFLGYGAFAAAFGISILYLVKKHSKTNQLSQEDRLDELSYQTIAIGFPFLTLGIITGAIWANYAWGTYWSWDPKETWSLITWLIYAAYLHVRLRRDWRGNKAAWLSIIGFAAVIFTYLGVNLILSGLHSYT
- a CDS encoding PEGA domain-containing protein; its protein translation is MFTILRYLLVCLSLLLLPQLAGAAAMAVLDFEDKSPVPSLTGQDAVNQLFTDLFPAAGITLIDRQVVQRVVTAQTQKIMGELSPEIANILGKILEADILVKGDYEEIRGPGGSSSFLINASFIGAERENLAGMDKRILNLFEGAYALSGLIERIVSPSEVIIDLGTYHGVKIGSPFTVLRAGIEIAELQVSKTYRYRSEAIVVTRTADRLIQGDQIRKSLTTLGEPVAPPHSLIITSNPSAAEVKLDARLVGLSPLIIKNPEIKAYGLELIKEGYGGLTGKITLRVLPSAFLTVSLLMARIEEGAQPLIEPGSLLVTSLPSNAKIYLQGELKGTTPLLISNLAPALYELSLTMTGYETAERKIILKTGEKYELNVHLNPIQAIPTLPPVAKEGLPSPRLLSTNKPYVQEKTALFAGLSYPGGVIVNVGVLDKLELRAEGFGIGAKYRVARGNRLALDLLYSLHNIHPDRREELLQVMALLNYELDTPVGLFDLSGGAGLLTLDRDEFAGFFGLETYLTSKAKLILEYSYPDGPGFGLQFPLRNNLWFDIGVAHEEEEGWHPEGGVYYSSE
- a CDS encoding 6-bladed beta-propeller, producing the protein MGRLGNGQAEFDHPNGLAIDNKGNLYVTDMGNHRVQVFDQAGRFKNLFYREGVGVSSFKSPAGIAVFNRRLYVVDRETNILSEFTLEGGFLTARPHFEWVKEKGGETGQEHFIGLNSVTVDKDGTLYGLEGDRAITCDGRHIYLANIDRVQKLTIPERKVILEFGQWGKALGEFRLPQGIAVGPEGKIFVADTLNNRIQIFDRHGNFLGVIGQYGKGAGEFYHPTGVGVNDQEEVWVADYDNHRIQKFIPRFKVEVPAGLEGQDSAYIYHEGRRLLTLNRYHQAIAYFSLLVEGRDELADNAQFYIGQAWQGLKEYEEAFLAYDRLIRNYPASDKIAAALLRKGDMARELGFLSEAKEAYEQILTRFPGEYLLRERAKQRLKLLGGRQ
- a CDS encoding 6-phosphofructokinase; the encoded protein is MELKGKIVVAQGGGPTAVINQSLVGVVLEARKFPQVTKIYGAEHGVRGIVNEDFLDLTQETGHNLEQVARTPASALLSTRDKPDEKYCAEIFEVLKAHEVRYFFYIGGNDSSDTVRIVNEEAKKADYEFRAIHIPKTIDNDLVLNDHTPGYPSAARFVAEAFIGANLDNRALPGVYIAVVMGRHAGFLTAASAMAQKFPDDGPHLIYLPEVSFNLDKFTRDVSAVYDKYGRCVIAVSEGIQDEDKVPIAAKLQAVVEKDDHGNVQLSGSGALGDLLSEHIKNTTNIKRIRSDTFGYLQRSFMACVSEVDRQEAREVGEKAVQYALWYDKGGSVTIQRTGSYAVEYGFVPVSEIGGKTRHMPDEFIDSQRSHITEAFRNYLRPLLGADFPQAYRIRAPRVEKILNKR